A segment of the Symmachiella macrocystis genome:
TTCGCTAAGCGATGCGGGTGCGTTAGAAACGGCACCTGTCCCGTGCTGTCGATCCAGAAATCTTCGACATGCGGCAAACGGGATTTCAACTCCGCCTGACAGGCCGTGGCGATGCGGCCTTCCCCTTCCGTCTGAACAATCAAAGTCGGCGGTGTGATTTGATCTAACCGGGAGCGTAAATCAATCTGATGCGCCAACGCCGCTCGCCGGGCAATGATGCGTAGTGGCACCGAGTCGCAGTTTTCGGCCAAAAACTTCCACCGCGAACCGTCAAACGGCGGGAACCACAGACCGTGATTTTGCTTTTGCACGCTCGCCCGCAACGGCACATGCTGCAATCGGCCGGGCACATATTGTCCCAACCCGATCAACAACCGTTCGGCCGGCGAAAAATGTCGAAAGGCAAAGCCACCTTGCAATGCCGCGCGGTGGATACGTTGTGGTTGAGTATCCATCGCCGCCAGGCCCAACGCTCCCCCCAATGTCGCGCCATATAGCGAAATCACATCGTCGCCAAAATGGTCAGCAACCGCGAACAAGTCCGCAACAGCCTCCGGCACTGTAACCGTACGTGGAGGCAAATGCGCACCCGGTTCGCTGGAAAACTCATCGATAAATACGCAACGAAATTCATCCCGCAATACCGCAGCGGTCAATACGAACAATTCGCTCGTCCCGCCAAAGCCATTCAGAAAATAGAGCGGCTCGCCCTCGCCCCAGGCGCGGCAATACAACGAATATCCATCGCGATTCACAACGGCTGTGGTTGCCTCTTCGCCAAACTTCTTCATCACCCCCCGCCACGACATCGGTGTCGGGCACGTGCCGCCCGACTCTGCCGGCTCACCACCGGCAGCTGCCGCATCCTCACCACAGTCTGGGGAAGAAGCGTCGCAACACGATTCCTCTATTTCTTCAGACAGATCAGATGCTCCCGAATCGGCATCATTTGCAGTGGCTGATTGTGAATGATTGGACGGCATGATCATGAAACGTTGGGCACAATTGAAGTTGCAAACAGGATAGTAATTATCGAAGTCAGACAGGAGAAATCAATACCTGCCATGGTAATCCCCCCGGGAGCGTGCTGCGCTCATGCCTCTTCCGTCAATCGATTGTCCGCCTGACAAATGATTTCGTAAGACGTAAGCGAATCGGCCGCTTCGCGCAATTCGTCGATAAATCCCGGCAATTGCAACATCCGCCCCAGCCGAGCCAGTACCAACAAATGCGTGCGTGAATCTCGGCAAAGCACCAGAAAAAACATGTCGGTCAACTGGCGTTTCGGCGCTCCAAAGGCAATTCCAGATTGCGTGCGGCCGTAGGAAATCATTGACTCGCCCAACGCATCGGCCATCGGTGTACGGGGGTGCGGAATGGCAACGCCGTTTTCATAACCGGTGGGAATTACGCTTTCACGCTCCTGGACCGCGGACAGAATCGACGCCGGCTCCCACACTTGCCAAGTCCGACCTGCCACTTCGATCAGTTCTTCCAGAACCGAGCGTTTGGTCTTGCCTTCCATCGGGACTTGCGTGGTTTCGGGATACAAAAAGCTGCTGACCGGCAACCCCCCTTCGACCTCCTCTGAAACTTGGGCTTCTTCAACCTCTAACAACTCTTCGTCGTTGTATCCCCGCATCTCCATTTCCAACCACTGTGTGATTTCCGCTGGATGAAACCGCCACTGGCCTTCAACGCGCTGCCCGGGCAGACGGCCGCGGCTCACTTGCTTTTCCAAGTCGCGACGGTCACGCCCCAATTGTTCGGCCAATTGCTCCAACGTGATGAATTCGTGAGCCATGGACTGCACTTCTCTATGTCGCAAAGGAATGGAGGTCGCAAAGGAAAGGGGTAAAAACGGTGCGCGACGCCGAGGTGATTCGATCAACCGGAGCGTCATTACTTTCCGCGCCAATACTTTGCGCGGCAGGCATTTAGCGAAGCACCGCAATAGCGACCCCACAAACCTGGAGCCTGACTATCGGAAAAAGGTGCGCGCGTGCACTCAAACAAAGATGACAGCGCCGCTTGTGCCCCGCAACCCCGGCCAGGGATTTTCCACAATCCACCTGGCAATTTGCGTTGTAGAGGGACTATTTCGAGGGAATCGCCTGCGGAGTTTTTTGACCCGCGGCATCCAAGAGCAACCGATCAAACCGCAAGCGGCATCGGTCAATCACACGGTCGTAGTTGGATTTCCACAGACGATCGGACCAAATCCCCACGTCGAAAAATCCGTCATACCCGCCCCGTTCAAAGGCGTCGATAATGCCGACTAACGGCAACCGTCCGTCCCCCAGCATCACCCGGTCGGTCAACGTCCGTGGCGCGGAGCCGGAGTCACTGAGCTGGACCGTGTTGACGTAGGGCAAAATGGCACCGATACGGGAAACAATGTCCGCCTCACCGGCCAAATGAAACGTATCAAAAGCCATGCCGACATACGGATGGTCGCACGCGTCCAGAATGTCCATGACATGATCGATGGACGAGAGAAACGACCAATGTCCGCACAACTCTTCACGGGACGGTTGTAACGCCAACTCCACTTGGTGTTCGGCGGCAAAATCACCTAACTCCGCCAATGCCTCACACAGCAAGCGACGGCTATGGTTGACTGTGTGTCCGTTGCGTCCGCCGCTAATCAACACCAAACAGGCCGCCCGCATATCGCCGGCCAACCGAATGGCATCCCGAGCATCGTCAACCATTTCCCGATAGGAATAACCGTTCGTCCCGGTAAATCCACCCGCCCAAGACAAGCTGGAAACCGACAGATCGTACTCCTGTAACAATTCAACCGCGCGCTCTTCTCCAAACTCCGCGATCTTGTTTCGCCAAACACCGATGC
Coding sequences within it:
- a CDS encoding alpha/beta fold hydrolase, producing MPSNHSQSATANDADSGASDLSEEIEESCCDASSPDCGEDAAAAGGEPAESGGTCPTPMSWRGVMKKFGEEATTAVVNRDGYSLYCRAWGEGEPLYFLNGFGGTSELFVLTAAVLRDEFRCVFIDEFSSEPGAHLPPRTVTVPEAVADLFAVADHFGDDVISLYGATLGGALGLAAMDTQPQRIHRAALQGGFAFRHFSPAERLLIGLGQYVPGRLQHVPLRASVQKQNHGLWFPPFDGSRWKFLAENCDSVPLRIIARRAALAHQIDLRSRLDQITPPTLIVQTEGEGRIATACQAELKSRLPHVEDFWIDSTGQVPFLTHPHRLAKLLKPFFRGEPLPESGSAPPAVQDVTATPIANTTESHDD
- a CDS encoding PTS sugar transporter subunit IIA, which produces MAHEFITLEQLAEQLGRDRRDLEKQVSRGRLPGQRVEGQWRFHPAEITQWLEMEMRGYNDEELLEVEEAQVSEEVEGGLPVSSFLYPETTQVPMEGKTKRSVLEELIEVAGRTWQVWEPASILSAVQERESVIPTGYENGVAIPHPRTPMADALGESMISYGRTQSGIAFGAPKRQLTDMFFLVLCRDSRTHLLVLARLGRMLQLPGFIDELREAADSLTSYEIICQADNRLTEEA
- a CDS encoding sugar phosphate isomerase/epimerase family protein, with the protein product MPKMSMNEVTTFRWSFIEDVIAFSKAGLDGIGVWRNKIAEFGEERAVELLQEYDLSVSSLSWAGGFTGTNGYSYREMVDDARDAIRLAGDMRAACLVLISGGRNGHTVNHSRRLLCEALAELGDFAAEHQVELALQPSREELCGHWSFLSSIDHVMDILDACDHPYVGMAFDTFHLAGEADIVSRIGAILPYVNTVQLSDSGSAPRTLTDRVMLGDGRLPLVGIIDAFERGGYDGFFDVGIWSDRLWKSNYDRVIDRCRLRFDRLLLDAAGQKTPQAIPSK